In Vigna angularis cultivar LongXiaoDou No.4 chromosome 8, ASM1680809v1, whole genome shotgun sequence, the DNA window ATAATATAGGACAAACAACCACTAAGGATTAGAAAAAAGAACAACAGTAAGATCATTTGAAATGGACTTTGATCTCGATCTTACAACCCGAGACCGTATCCGATCCATCTGAAATCTATTATTAtaagatttattatttgttagacTTAGTATAACCTTCTTAATCAAATTGCTATGAGACTACCTATTGATTTATAGTCCTTCACTCAAAATATACATGACTGAATGTGAGAGGGTGGGTTGGATATTTGATATCCACTACATGTAAGAAAATTTTACATTGTATGAGCAAAATTTTGTCaaacaattttgtaaaattgaattaaattttaagttttttttaagattttgtcttcataaatttgattttgaaattaaaaatgtatatgaATTTTGCCATTTCTAACTTTTAGAAACCTGCTTAATTCTAAAGTTGTTCATGTTCTGTTTACTGTTTAAACACAAATGACAGCAAAAAGATGCAGTTATTGTGTCCCTGGATTCGTTTTCTCATGCTAGAGACTAGGTACATGAAGAAAGGAATTGTGAAAAGTTTGATGTAAAACAGAGAAGAATAGAATTTTCTTGGAAGTTCAAAAAGAGTGGAATCAAAGAAAAGTATGACCAGTTTGTATTGACTGCCCAATTCTGGAAGCAACCAAAAAGTAGAAACAAAAATGGACATTCAATAGATTCAGTAGACCTTATAcgttttgtaaaatttattaaccTCCGTAATGCagatataaaaaacatgaaattcaaaTGGATAACTAGCAAACAACGAAGAAAAAGGAACTGTCAAAAGATTATATTATCTAAAACATTGAAGTTCATTGGAAAAAATAATGTCACTGAAAAACATATGCTGTCTCAGTCTAATATATGGCATCAAAATATCTTAGTTGAAGGCATTGGAAATTATCTTTTTCAGCCTTTTTAGCTGGAGATGTTCTTTCGTCAAAACTCTTCTCTCAAGCAATCTTGCAGAAAAATTCATCATAACGTGTGCAACTATAGAAACTTAATTACACATTACAAAGTGTCCACTTGTTCATGTTCATGTGCGAACAAGTGTTTCACAAGTTAGCAGTTTCCTAAAATAATTTGTAGCAGGACATGCATAATCTTATATATTTCCTTAAAAGATCTGCATGCAAATAATATTGCCAAGATAATAACACATTTGTGTGGACAATTATGATGTTGATATTTTTCATACACGATGAAACTTGAAACTATGTATTCTAGTAGTATTTATTCTGTACTTTTTCATGCAAGTTGAAACTTGAAAATgtatattctaataatatttattctGTATAATCATCAGACACTCcatatataaaaagatttatttgcattctttttaaataaatcaaattcgATAGACTAAGTAGTCCTAACTTAATCCAATTCAATCAAGaatagattaggttagattaaatataataaaacaatataaaaactcTATCAATATTTTTAGGTCAACTACATATAGAGAATAGGGTTAGAGCGGAAAAGGGaggaaaaaatgaatatttttaattataaatataaattaaaaattgtattactCTGAGTAAAAttttcaggaaaaaaaaaagtgttgtaCTCTTGAATCTTCtgtatatttgaattattagtataattaattcaaataggAAGAATTactattttgattaatttaaagatataaacaatatgaatgaaattttctaaagcataaataaaataaaaaactaaaagtatattcattcttaattttgttaactCAAGTACTTGAGACACTTAAAAAAGTCCTAAAAGTCATCAATGGAATCGGAAAAGGTAATATGGTAAATGAAACTCGAAAATTAGCAGGGGAAAGTTGcatcttttgcttcttttggGGCAAAATCAATTATAGAATAATACTTCTAGCACAAATGGTAAATATGATGATTTAAGAACCGTTTTAGGGTgagaaaattgattaattaattaattctttgCTAATTTCAAAACTCTATTATAGCTGGAAAACACGGAATTCTAAATGAAATGGgataaaaagggaaaataagataaaagaaacGTTCATGCCAACTTGATACATTGATGAATTAATCTTGCTTACTTGTTTTAAGTAATCACatcataaaattaatacaagtattaaaagaattattaattactcctaattaattataacatccaattaaattactattttaattacttcATCAATTCTCTGTCATTTTATTCAGTGAAAATGTGAAGAGacagtaagaaaaaaaagttaaacagaCAACAAGGTAATAACTTTTCATCTGTTAGGAATGATAAAAGGTAAAATGCAGAAACTGACCTTGCTAGGGATATTGCGGCCATGGAAGACGGAGCTTGGAGGCACTGTTTCATTGAAAGAAGGGTGGGAATGGACATAGATAGAATACAACCCTTCATTTCCTTTGAAGAATCTCTCCCACAGAGGAGCCAACATCACAGGCCCTTTTGTCAGAAACATGAATGCAACCTTTGGAGTCTGTTTGAATGGGAGATTGTGAATCATGGGAACCATGGAAGCTTTCCACAACAACTCTTCGTCGTTCATATCATGCATGGCCATGGGGGGCTTCAAGAATTCACTCAACCCAATTCTGGTGAAATTCATCACACTTGTTGTGTTGTTGACCAAGGTTTGGTTATCTTTCTGGGGTGAAGATGAAGTGTTATTTTGTGCAGAATCAAAATACTGAGATTCAATTTTTGTCTGGGTGGCTGATATTGGTGATGAGATGTTGGAGGAGTTCGGAGAGAAAGGTGGTGGCGGTGGTGACGGTGACGGTTCGAAGGTATTGGATGAAAAGGAAGATTGTTGAATTTGAAAGTTGACGAAGGAGAAATTGTTGAGAAAGAAAGTGAGTGTGATTCCAATGAGTAAACCAATGCCAAAAACTAGAACATGAGCAAAGAAGTTGAGAAGGTCTAGTTGAGCAAAAAAGAGTTTCAGATATGAGCCTTCACCTTTGCCTTGTTGCTCCTTCTGCTTCATTTTGTGATGACAGATTCAGAAAATGAGATTGGTGCAGATAGAATAACCAAGATGTTGCAGATTGGTTTGAAGCAGTAGCTTCTAAACACTGTTATGGTGTGTTGAGGTTTTATACAGTGAGAGAATTCATGATGCTTGATTCTGGACTCAAACAGATACTTAGATTGATCCAAAAAcaatacctatatatatatatatattctgcaGTTTACATGAGGTGGGGACAGAAAAGGTGTATTCTTTTTCAGATTGTTAACGGGTATGCACTGTACACGCAATGgaacaataaataataagaagaagGGAACGTTTTCATTGGGCTGAGCACAAGTAACTGTTATATGAAAAATGCATTAAAGTTTGTTCCTCAGTAAATATTAATTGAATGCCTAGATAAATAAGCATGTTATGTATATGAACTGGAGCAAGAATGATTggataaattttagttttgattataACATCATTTATCTGTTACTTATTAACAGTTTTATTTTACATTGTAATTAGtccattttaaatatacaaactaataaaataataatatataattaaaaaattgttaaaaaaaatttattaatggtccaatataatatttaataagttaTATGTTTACATTGgattaaaacagtaaaagagTTATACAtatgaaaaaatgttttttcacCTGCCAAATTTTAGGAATTTTTTGtcattaaaaagattaatatgtatatttataagGAAAGATAAATTGAAGTGTATGAAAAATTTTGTTGAGTGgcaaaataatattactttttatagatatttttacaaCTCAAATAAAtctattttcatataaaacttacattaaaatattattatactatACATGACACTCTTCAACTATCTAAGTATGAATACTTTGTTTAAATACGTCTTGGACACTTGAGTCTACTTTTTAGTCGGTTCAAAATATATTTGGTCATGAAGAAATTATACGGAAAAAACTATTGATATTGATAAATTATGACTAAGTTAAGAAGAAGAGGTCAAAGTGAGATAAATAGGTAATTAGGTTACGTGGCTCAAACTTATCTAAATAAAAACTTGTCAACAATAATGTGAATAATTCTAAGAAGTATATTAATTACCgcatgtattattatttaacgtATTGGACTGACTTGAATCTTGGAGTATCTTTTATAAGCACAATATTCATTTGAGTTCAAGAGTGAAGTTAGAGTTAAGAGTGCTTAGAGTTGAAGTTTTTGTGAAGTATATTCGACTTTGTAAGAACAATTGTTTTTTGgcttaaatacttttttatccTTATTTTCATCCACTTTattcaatttggtcctcattttttTGCATGTTCAATTTCATCCCAATTTTggtcaattttataatttgatcatttttcaTAACATCTAAATTGTTAACTACATAGTATACACCATGGACAATTTCTATGACATGACGATATTTTATCTAAGGTGTGTGTTATGACATGGTCATTCTCTTCTTATTCACAAACGTTTGGGTTCTATGAACCCATGACCATTAGAGACGCCATCGCCGCCATCGGAAGCTCATACTCGACAACCCTAAAGAAAgatttttagtttattgtgaATGAAGAAGAATAATGAAATTTGTGATGGtgaaaaatgatgatgatgatgatgatgattgggtttattgtaaaaataaaaaatgtaatggatgaaAGGAATTAATGCAAAAGTGCAGATTGATTAATGAAGTGTGTGAAAGGTAGATGATTATTGATAATGGAAAGTGTTTCGGTATATATTTGttggaccgagagactaacctgtcTAACGTGGCTTTGTCACTTTTCGATGCTGGAATCGAATGCTCCGCTCGCTTGTCCTCAATCTGGACTGCCTAGTTGCTTTCAGTTTAGACCGTTCGATTCCAATATGACCGCTCGGTTATCAATAACGTCGATCCGTTGTACTACTGATTGCTTGTTGTCGCCTTAAATCGGAGGGGAAGGTACTTGCAAAAGGtgctctgacgctcaagttaggcgtatATTTTATGAACTGCTTACCTGAGTGGAGTATTTGAGTTTAGTAGGGTGTGAAATGAACGTACCTAGCACTCGGctctggctttgtatttataatttgtctCATGGATTTTAGACTGACTCAGGCCCAATTAAATATAAACAGACTTACCTAAAGATCTAGCCGGTTGTTCGTACACCACTTTATCAATATCTTAACCGCTCACTAATTTCATATCTTCAGTCAAATATTCTTGATTACTTTATTTTCTGTTGAACCTTTAGCCCAATAACTTAATCGCTGGCCCAATTTCAGCCTATCTCTTGATACAAACCATTTGACCTGGTGACTGATGCTGGACCAATCGGCTCCGCATATCAACCGCTTGGTCTCTTATGGTTGACTGATGTTGGACCGATCGGCTCCGGATATCAACCGCTCGATCTCTTATTACATACCATACAGAAAGCAATCAGGAGGTGATGGTTTTTGTGTGTAGGTTttctggaaaaaaaattgattaggGAAGgggttgaaatttttttgataCAGGTTTAGGGATTTCATGCGCACAAGGGTTTCACGATTCACATTCAGAATGAAGGTTAAATAATGGTTGTTGGTGATTGCATGATTTAGGGTTTGCATGGTCGCTTGGTGATTGGATCTAGTGTGTCACAATAGAGACACGATTAGGACTTGTGAGGAGGATTACGTGCCTTGATGATTCATTCCTGCATGCTCGAGGTGGATTCACGTTTTGTGGTAGTGTGATGAAGGAGATTTGGCAGATGCATGGTTGTTTGAAGATGGATTTGTGATTTTAGCACATATCTATTTTTTATCTCACACTAGTGATGGACTATGGTGTTTTACAACTCACATAGGTCATCtaagaaaaaataacacaactcaattaaaaaatgtcACTTTGTACACTCTTTTGTTAACAATTTAGACATCGTAAAAAAGAaccaaattgaacaaaataGAGTCCAAGTTGAACAAAAATGGACGAAAATaggaatcaaaataatatttaagccttgttttaatttattagaaattcacataaattttttttattaaaaatgtggtTTAATTCTGTAAATTAggagtattattttttttctccatcaATCCTCcaattcatttttttgtaattttttttcatttttttattgcataGTTATTTTAGTCATTAGGATTAAATGACATTGAATGATGTggtttttcaataatttattaaaaaatttaatacgtGCACaattcattttgatcatttgattacaaattttaatttttgtggcttctttatttttcataataataattttaatctatGAAATGAATCTACATGAGTGACATCGAATATGGTTAAAATTCTAATAATCATTTAacacataaatttaattaagcaacctattttttaaaagtttattaaattttcattactAAAATCATGATGTTGGAAGTGTCACATGATTATATATAAGACAAATTCATAATTTCAAGTGAATATAAATCTTGCCAATTTTGTAGAGTTTAAGCttaaagtatatattatttcattaatgaACCGCTATTAGAGGTGTGTTGAAAGTTTCAcctcctaaaaataaaattaattcacaatatataaatgaatctaaactttattttataaataattttacaaagttaaattacatttaaaattcacttctaggattgatttttgtattctaaatttaataatCTTTATATTAAAGATTTTGATTAAAAGCACTATTTGTGCTCATcagaactaaactcatttgaaCATTCACTAGTACAGTCAAAGAAAATGACATCGGTTATTTTTGTCCATAGACAGCGATTcctcaaccgaggcatatactgACGAGGTAAAAAGACTTCCTCTTATGTCTCGGTTGTGAACCGAGTTAGTATCTTGTCCTCTACTGCCTCCGTTgggacctgaaccgaggcagtagagtggtttttactttttttttcctggCCACACCTTGTGGAGCATGGGGAAGTAGAAGTGCGTGTAGAGAGTGGTTACAGAGTGATTCACAAACATTGGGAATTTATTATGAATCTGACCTCTTAAATTGTTCTATTTCTTTGAGAAGCTTTGAAGAAAGCAAACAAATGATCTTTGGGAGGCAGGCCCTCTTTGATGACAGGGTGATTCACAAACTCTTGGCTCCATTTATATAACTTGGGAAATTTCTCAAGGGTAAGCAATTTCAACGCTACAATTTCCTGCAATATTTCAACCCAATATCCAATGAAATTGGCAGCAATATCTACCAATCTTATGCTCTCTCCTCCAAAGAACCTCTTCTCCTTCAATGCTTCCTGTAGGATCTCCAAAGCTTCCATGGCTTCCTCCGTTACCTTCTCTCGCCCCTTCTCATCACTCTAGCATGCATTCCATATTGTaggaaaaatctacaaaaataaaattgaatgatgagttttgaaattgaagatagTGTTAGAAATATAACTTAAAGCATACCTTGTTGTCTAAGGTCTTAGTCCAGAAACGTGCCAAGGCTCTGTCATAAGGGTATTGAGGAAAGAGGGGGTTATTATTCCAAGTCTCATCGAtgtattcaataataaaaagcGATTCAGCTAAAGGGTATTTGTTGTGGACGAGAACAGGACTCCCTTCAGCTTCAGAGCGAGCTCAACCCTGTTGCTAAATGGGCTCGTCCACTTCCCAAATCATCAAAAATCACTAACCTAATGCGAGCATAGAGAACCCAAACGAAACCCTCGTTGCCAAAAGCAGAAGCCCTCGCCACGCCACCGCCACACCATCACCTCGCCCTTATCGCTCAATCGTTGTGCCTTTATTGTGCTAAGGACAATCCCCTACGTAGGCAAGATCCACCGCCAGCCGCCGCCAACGAAGGCGAGATCATGCCTGAGTCGCGCCTCCCACAATGTCGCCAAGCCCCAAATCGAAACCCTAAATCTAATCGCCAACGCCAAGCCACAGTGTCGCCAAGCCCCAAATTGAATTGCCAACGTTCTGCTGCCACCTCCACGAACAGAGGCCGTCACGTCGTGGAAACGAAGTCGTGTCGGCTGCCCCTCCCTACGCGAAACTGCGTCTGAACCtgaaaagaaagaagggaaTAAGAGAACCCAAAacggaaaagaagaagaagaagaagaagaagaatgaccCATGCGCCACCACGAACGTCGCCTGGTgcgagaagaagaagaaccaatAATGAAAGCCAgggttttgaaaatgaaatccAATTACCCCTTACCCCTTTCGGACCGAAAGTACTGGAAAGATAAGTATATTGCCTCGGGTCCCAATGGACTGAGACATTCTCAGGGTGTTAGGCATCAGGTGGGGTTTGAACTGAGGTCATATTGTCTATATGCCTCAGTTTCCCTTAAACCGGGTcagaaaaattaacttaaactaCAAAAATGACACCGTTTTTTTATAGAATTTGGTTCCGCATCAATCGAAGCCTATTGTGCGATTtcaaatccaattttttttactaatgattTAATAAACTTTCAAACAAATTATGTCACTCAATTAAATTTTGGTAAAAAAGTTGAGTCTACCGTTGTTTGTCATATCAATATGATGTTGTCTAATTAATTCTACGAactgaaaacatttttttacaaaattgaaagactaaagaatgaattttttaattttaagatcaaaatgaataattagataaaatttgaatttaatggactatataaaataaatttcttaattcatttttatctcttaaaaattaattcatttaaaagttgatccatttaataaaatatttgtatcatttaattaatgaaaaatctTTTACCTTATGTTTGAATAGaaaattttgtcatttttaatgctttaaataaatttgaattagttttattttaagttattttatttttcaaataatcagcttgaataaattaattcaaatttactaaattctaatttattttctttgtataaAGTAGTTTAATTActctaaaatgaaaaaaaaattatcctcaaataattttaatacataagaataattttgaaaacaaagtAATTAGACAATTTaacacattatttatatttatttaaaaattttaaattgtctaATATTAAAGTAAtctaattactttttttaaattatttcttacaTTACccataaaaattaaacatagacaaactatatatattatagactAATTTTTCTcagaaaaaacatgaaaaacttTAACTGCAAATGCTTTCAAAGATACAAGCACAAATGTCATTTCCCCCTAAAATCCTATAAAATCAATTGATCAAAAAATCATGTTTGACTTAGAGAATCACTCTTCaaccaaaattttgaaaatctctTTCCATCAAAATATGTTCGAAAATATAGATATCTCACATAAACTcaacataaataaaagtttatattcctaaaaatattaaaagatcatTCACATATTCATCCaactttttctaaaaatacGAGTATATGAGATCAATTCAAAACAACTACTAATTATATAATTAGTATTCaccttaaatatattaaatgaaacttatcaaattattttcataaataaaatcatcatattctctttaatttgaatattaaaaaattacaacacaaataaaaaatcaagttttattttattttcttcttttaacgACGGCCTCTTCCACTTTTTTGTCATTCAATTataacatgtaataataaatttattaatttattataattagtgGAAAAACATGTGGtgtcttattttttattgtaaaatacagtgatttaaaataataaaataggaaaataattatattaatttataaataattaaatttaaatgaataattattgaaaagttaaaaataaaaatataattattttaatctaaaataacaGCTACttagagaataaaattataaagaaatgtTTACATGGAAAGAAAgatttctctttatatatatttacaaatcatatcaaatatatattaattattattattagttgatgataatgtatttttgaaCACCGTGCAGTAATGTTTAACTGTTCTTCTCGTGATAATGTCGATACtatgtttatcattttttttcataattttctttatatttgcACATTTTGCATTAATGTTTTCAAATCGTAATCTTAACTATTTTAAGATTCCTTTTAGTGTCCTTTAAGGTTGATTTAGAGAACTAggaaaatttaatattgtttattgattttaataaaatgtttatattttagccttttaatttttaaatcacaATTGGCATATATTTAAAcgaattaaaagttaaattaattataaaagtatagaTAACAAGCCAATAATTAATGCTGTCTTGAGATTCAAAAATAACagttaaataaaagtaaatatcttttaattagtttatatatatatatatatatatatatatatatatatatatatatataacctaatTAAAAGCTAGATAAAAcattagaaaataaatgttgaaaacatatttaatattatctttaattttataaatacatttaaacaaaaataaaatattttaaaatgtaacgTTTTAAAAGAAATGAGGAAAGTATATAGAagtatcaaatttttaaatttttaaaaatgtggGTTTCACACGGTAATTATTACAAtttagtataaaatataataaagataagtttattaaaattcagaattaattgtgaaaataaataagaattgaagaagaaaattaatgttttatttctctgtccttttatttttattttgacggtaactatattaaattaaattcattaaattctttattgattatttttttaaaaaaagttaaatttcttcatatttaaatcataattaagtttttcctaaatataaaatttacttaaatattgtaaagtcttttttttttaatatttgtgaatatatatgttttgtgcatgtttaaaaagtattttgaaatatattatgaattgtaTAAACTGTATATtcaatttaggtttaattagaAGTCCGGTCTTTATATTTAGGTTTAAGatttactttcatttttatatttttttctatctcatttgagttttaatatttttaaataaaatcaatttagtttcttatattatttaagttaaaaatttagaatGTACTACATCTTATGTTAACTTAGATAGTCCCAAagattattcaaattttaagaatataagttttaaaaatttaataacattttttattttcattttaattcatatataacgAATTATATGAATGGTGTTTTAAAGAAGTCTgaagaactaaattaaattaaaatcctATGCTCTTCATACATTGGTTATTTAGGAATAATTTTCCCTCCATTTACaatcataaacaaaattatcattattaactAAGTCACCTAtgcttatattttaaataatataattttttaactttggttttcaaaatctaaaataaaattttcgttattttatttattttttattgtttgatttgtTCGCAAATGTTATTGGCTTAATTAAAATGAACACATTATTGGCAAGAAATTGTATTTGTTAGCAACCATTAATTGGAACTAAATTCTGGTCACGAAAAAGTATCATCGTTACAAACAAGAATAAATGAAAAGCTCACAGATTGGGCTTTTGCATTGGGCTGGACTCCATtatttccatttcttctttggAAGCTTCTCCCTGCATCTTCAACCATTTCTCCCCCacactttcaaatttttttaaaatctcaaaattatcttttgtaaaatggaaattaacataAAGTTACcctttttttaagtttttctttctctGCAATTCAAAAAACATTACATCTCCATCTTTTGTGTAAAGACCTGAAAAATAGAGTAAAAAGGTGTCTTAAGTTAATTGGACCAGACTTAAAACAAAAGTCATGTCAAACATCCTGGCCCATTAGCTTAAGCACTCTGTCTTTTCTAAAAACTCAGTTTTCAAATTTCCTCTGTCTTCTCTCTACAAcatctcttccttctctcttccatttctCCTCTCTGAACCAGTAGATTTCCGATTAGGTGGTGCTCAAACGTCCGTGACGTAGAGGCTTCAAAACCATCCGATTAGTTTTAGGTTCTAAGCTGGTAAGTCCCTCCATGCAACCTCTTCTTTGTCCTTGAACTAGCACATGAAATCTTTGTTAGTTGCATGTGTCTTGTGCTTCCATCTTCTTAAATTTTTCCATTTCATTCTCGCTCTAAGAGATGCTTTTGTCACCAATGTGGTGTTCTGTAGGGTTTGTTGAGTTTTCACAACTCAAGGTTCGGTTGAAGGTTTCTTGTGAGTTGTTCATTCAAGTTACTCTAAGGTAAGGGGAGATAGgatacatttttatattgtttacaTGTGATGTATGCTGAGTTTTGAATTGCTTTACTATTGGTATTGTGTTTTGACTTGGAAATATTTAGTTGCATGTGTTGAATCTTGGGAAAGTGGAACTGGAGTGTGATGTTTGTATATTGTTTGGATGTATTTAAATTGTTGTAATGACTATGTTGAAGTGCTTGTGGTGAGAAACATGTTGTATCAGTTAATAAGTAggaaatttgggtgttctatTAGGATTTTGGGTCACTTGAGAAGAAGTGAGGTAGTGCTTTTTGGGAAGTAGGGGTTTTGGGCACATTTGGGTTGTTGACACATCTTAGGCAAGTCATTTGTAACTTGTTAGGATCATAAAACTGGACTAGAACATGTTAGAAGTGGTAAAATCGAAATTGGGTCCGtaagttgtggaaattgatgtttcaaaagataaaacttGATATATCACTTTAGATTAGTAATAGGGAGAGTTAAGATCATCTAGATAAGTCTAATTAGGTGTAATAcatgaattaagggtgttagaaatTGGATAAGAGGCCTAGAAATGGTAAGAGCTGGTGTGAGTGtatgattctgcagaatttatGTTCTGCAGATGATgcagagtcgctatgcgagCTGTCTCACATAGCGAGACCCTGTAGAGGGTGCTCATTGTTTGAGTCATTCGTTGTGCGAGccggtgcgctgtgcgaatgatTAGAGGGTGCTGCTCTCTGTTTGTGGATTCGCCTGGCGAATCCTGTCGCTATGTGACTAGGGTGGTATGGAACCACTGCCCTTTTAATTCGAAGAGTAAGATGGGTGCAAAGTGAGAGGGTTT includes these proteins:
- the LOC108319532 gene encoding glycosyltransferase BC10, encoding MKQKEQQGKGEGSYLKLFFAQLDLLNFFAHVLVFGIGLLIGITLTFFLNNFSFVNFQIQQSSFSSNTFEPSPSPPPPPFSPNSSNISSPISATQTKIESQYFDSAQNNTSSSPQKDNQTLVNNTTSVMNFTRIGLSEFLKPPMAMHDMNDEELLWKASMVPMIHNLPFKQTPKVAFMFLTKGPVMLAPLWERFFKGNEGLYSIYVHSHPSFNETVPPSSVFHGRNIPSKEVRWGENSMIEAERRLLGNALLDFSNQRFVLLSESCIPLFNFNTVYTYLMNSTKTFVEAYDQPGEVGRGRYRPNMRPQISLSQWRKGSQWFQIDRFLALQIVSDNHYFPVFLKYCNPNCYSDEHYLPTFISIKFWKRNSNRTLTWVDWTKGGAHPSRYYRNHVTNEFLNKLRFGTSCEYNGHTTNICHLFARKFTTHALGRLLRFAPKLMQFN